The Zingiber officinale cultivar Zhangliang chromosome 10A, Zo_v1.1, whole genome shotgun sequence genome contains a region encoding:
- the LOC122026701 gene encoding uncharacterized protein LOC122026701: MEETCKTLRQYGMKLNPLKCLFEVKGEKFLGYLVTERGIEANPEKVQVLKEMHPPQNLKETQKLVGRITALSRFISRSADRAAPFFKVLRKASKFQWDEECTKTFEELKKYLETLPSLFKPVVGEPLWVYLLATPEAVGAVLVKEHDNVQRPVYFFSHLLKGAESRYTTLEKLVYGLVLMARRLRPYFLSHPITVLTNNTMGRALTNVEVAGRLIKWATELGEYDIQYQPRTAIKAQALADFLTEVHQTSPEEMWKIYVDGSANHHGSGVGVLVISPQGDILQVAVRLNFRATNNEAENEALLAGLQVAQHVGAARVIIYSDSQLVTQQVTGNFVINCDKLQMYREAYEKMKAEFVEVTVTKIPRSENERADELAKMASSLTTWVLDRSTAQTFLIAQIYLQNNAEATIDWRAPVISYLRQGILPTDPEESRLIRRQAHAYIMIGDQLYKRSFSRPLLKCLSMEEADQALREIHLGCCGNHVGGRTLSRKVILAGYFLPTLQRDAHKLVSTCLSCQKHQNLTHRPTALLRTSIVSCPFDQWGMDIVGPFPMAPGQRRFLLVALDYSSKWVEVEALAQITEDAVIQFLWKNILCRFGIPHKLVFDNGRQFQGQRIQA; the protein is encoded by the coding sequence ATGGAGGAAACATGCAAAACTCTTCGACAGTATGGGATGAAACTCAATCCCTTAAAATGCTTATTCGAGGTTAAAGGAGAAAAATTCTTGGGTTACCTGGTGactgagcgaggaatagaggccaatcCTGAAAAAGTTCAAGTGCTCAAGGAGATGCATCCTCCTCAGAATTTAAAAGAAAcccagaagctggtcggcagaataacagccctgtcaagattcatttccagATCTGCGGACCGGGCCGCTCCTTTTTTCAAGGTGCTAAGGAAGGCctccaagttccagtgggatgaagaatgcactaAAACTTTTGAAGAGCTGAAGAAGTATCTGGAGACTCTCCCCTCTCTTTTTAAGCCAGTTGTAGGAGAACCCTTATGGGTTTACTTGTTAGCCACCCCTGAGGCTGTGGGGGCAGTGCTCGTTAAAGAACATGACAatgtacaacgaccagtgtatttcttcagccATTTATTGAAGGGAGCCGAGTCCCGATACACGACACTcgagaagttggtttacggatTGGTTCTTATGGCTAGGCGGTTACGACCTTACTTTTTATCGCATCCAATCACAGTCTTAACCAACAATACCATGGGAAGAGCACTGACCAACGTAGAAGTtgcaggtcggcttatcaaatgggccacAGAGTtaggagaatatgacatacagtatcagcctcGCACCGCTATTAAGGCACAAGCCTTGGCAGATTTCTTAACAGAGGTACATCAAACCAGCCCTGAAGAAATGTGGAAGATCTATGTAGATGGGTCTGCTAATCATCATGGAAGCGGGGTCGGGGTCTTAGTAAtatctcctcaaggggatatactCCAGGTGGCAGTGCGATTAAATTTTCGAGCCACGAACAATGAAGCAGAGAACGAGGCTTTGTTGGCTGGACTGCAAGTAGCCCAGCATGTCGGGGCAGCTCGGGTAATCATctattcagattcacagttggtAACTCAACAGGTTACAGGCAACTTTGTTATAAATTGTGATAAATTGCAAATGTATCGggaagcttatgagaagatgaaggcaGAATTTGTAGAGGTCACTGTAACAAAGATACCCAGGTCGGAGAATGAACGAGCAGATGAATTAGCAAAGATGGCCAGTTCCTTAACTACTTGggtactggatcgatcaacggcACAAACCTTTCTGATAGCCCAGATATATTTGCAAAACAATGCagaagcaactattgattggcgggcACCCGTGATCAGTTATCTCCGGCAAGGTATCTTACCTACAGATCCCGAAGAATCTCGATTGATAAGGAGGCAGGCTCATGCTTATATCATGATTggggaccagctctacaaaaGGTCCTTCTCGCGACCCTTACTTAAATGCTTGAGTATGGAAGAAGCTgaccaggccttgcgagaaatacatctgggatgcTGTGGCAATCATGTAGGCGGTCGAACATTATCTCGCAAGGTGATTTTGGCCGGGTATTTCTTGCCTACTTTACAGAGGGATGCCCACAAGTTGGTGAGCACatgcttgtcctgccagaagCATCAAAACCTGACACATCGACCTACGGCCCTGTTGAGAACGTCCATAGTGTCCtgcccttttgatcaatggggcatggatatcgtgggaccATTTCCGATGGCACCAGGTCAGAGACGCTTCTTATTGGTGGCTTTGGACTATtcttctaaatgggtagaagtagAAGCTCTGGCCCAGATTACGGAAGATGCTGTCATTCAATTCTTGTGGAAGAACATCctttgtagatttggtattcctcataAGCTGGTGTTtgacaatggaaggcaatttcaaggacaaAGAATACAGGCCTAG